A window of the Cryptococcus depauperatus CBS 7841 chromosome 5, complete sequence genome harbors these coding sequences:
- a CDS encoding alternative oxidase, mitochondrial — MLAQHILSHSTLGQAAVRNCLFRPASTHVRSLSFSLSSWTKSGNGKASLSLRPAQREAEEKAPGSVVGFEGKGVEGPHYQDQASVNILTNSSTTGAWTLFNPIYTERELDSVKVVTRPPITVGDKAAHRLVSFFRKCFDSVTGYTPYEIPKSILKEKPIPIKELRAQGKLLSDQAWLFRIIFLESIAGVPGMVGGTLRHLKSMRLLKRDGGWIHTLLEEAENERMHLLTFMTVAQPGLFTRALVIIAQGVFYNAFFLTYLISPKIAHRFVAALEEEAVRTYSHCISDIEAGLVPEWQERPAPQIAIDYWRLPSNATLLDVIRAVRADEATHRFVNHSLANLDQKKDFNPFALSEASAEERGSKWGFTRDESAKFVQEQQQKLIAASKEQQ; from the exons ATGCTCGCACAACACATTCTCTCTCACTCAACACTTGGCCAGGCGGCCGTACGTAACTGCTTATTTCGACCAGCATCTACTCACGTCCGGAGCTTGTCATTCTCATTGTCTTCTTGGACTAAAAGTGGGAATGGCAAGGCCAGTCTGTCACTCCGTCCAGCCCAGAGAGAGGCCGAAGAGAAGGCTCCAGGCTCCGTGGTTGGCTTTGAAGGTAAAGGCGTGGAAGGTCCTCATTATCAGG ACCAAGCTTCGGTCAACATTTTAACCAACAGTTCGACTACTGGGGCATGGACATTGTTCAATCCAATCTATACTGAAAGG GAGCTTGATAGTGTCAAGGTCGTGACTCGCCCCCCGATCACTGTTGGAGACAAGGCAGCTCACAGACTTGTCTCGTTTTTTCGAAAATGTTTTGACTCTGTGACGGGCTATACACCCTACGAGATACCCAAGTCGATTCTTAAGGAGAAGCCTATACCCATCAAAGAGTTGCGCGCTCAAGGCAAGCTACTTTCTGATCAGGCTTGGCTCTTTCgcatcatctttcttgaatCGATTGCCGGTGTGCCTGGCATGGTGGGTGGCACTTTGAGGCATTTAAAGAGTATGAGACTGTTGAAGAGGGATGGCGGATGGATTCATACGTTGCTTGAGGAGGCCGAAAATGAGAGGATGCACCTGCT CACTTTTATGACTGTCGCTCAACCCGGTCTTTTCACCCGCGCCCTTGTCATCATCGCACAAGGTGTCTTTTACAATGCCTTCTTTTTGACGTATTTGATTTCACCCAAGATTGCCCATCGCTTCGTCGCCGCTCTCGAGGAGGAGGCCGTTCGTACATACAGCCACTGTATCTCTGATATTGAAGCTGGGCTTGTACCGGAATGGCAAGAACGTCCTGCTCCACAAATCGCCATTGACTACTGGCGACTTCCTTCAAACGCCACCCTTCTCGATGTGATCAGAGCTGTGAGAGCAGACGAAGCGACACACAGATTTGTCAATCACTCGCTCGCTAATTTGGACCAGAAAAAGGATTTTAATCCTTTTGCCTTGTCCGAAGCTAGTGCTGAAGAGCGTGGATCCAAATGGGG CTTTACACGGGATGAATCTGCCAAATTTGTACAAGAACAACAGCAAAAGCTCATAGCTGCATCAAAGGAACAACAGTAG